One window of the Chryseobacterium sp. CY350 genome contains the following:
- a CDS encoding FecCD family ABC transporter permease: protein MSNKFKILCSVLFIAIICISIANLNTGFLDLNLNDFFQNSENGQIAEIRINRVLVMVLAGISIPTSGFLMQEYFQNPLAGPDILGITSVSSLSVAFYIFFSHSILLPEFLQNSFLSLSAIAGSLLLMLVLLSISNKFQDKSYLIIFGFLVSAFAGAIVSLLQFYAENQSLKNYILWSFGANNMVSRNQIYVLSILVFVGLFFCFKSIKPLIGNSLGNSYAQSLGVNLSQLKILIIVTSSLLSASITAFLGPILFVGIIVPHFCRLIYNPSKLWQQWILNMFLGMLIMLLFSIAAEKTQIPLNVISSMFGIPVILVMLLKQNKV, encoded by the coding sequence ATGTCAAATAAATTCAAAATCCTGTGTTCGGTTTTATTTATCGCAATCATCTGTATATCGATTGCAAATCTGAATACAGGATTTTTAGATTTAAATTTGAATGATTTTTTTCAAAATTCTGAAAACGGACAAATTGCCGAGATCAGAATCAATCGTGTTTTGGTTATGGTTTTGGCAGGAATATCAATTCCTACGTCTGGTTTTCTGATGCAGGAATATTTTCAAAATCCTCTCGCGGGCCCAGATATACTGGGAATAACTTCTGTTTCAAGTTTATCTGTAGCATTCTATATCTTTTTTTCGCACAGCATTTTACTTCCGGAATTTTTACAAAACAGTTTCTTAAGTTTATCTGCAATTGCAGGAAGTTTACTTTTGATGCTGGTTTTACTGTCAATTTCCAACAAATTTCAGGATAAATCTTATCTGATAATTTTCGGATTTTTGGTTTCAGCATTTGCTGGTGCTATTGTTTCTTTACTGCAGTTTTACGCAGAGAATCAAAGCCTGAAAAACTATATTTTATGGTCTTTTGGTGCTAACAATATGGTTTCCCGAAATCAGATTTACGTACTTTCAATCTTAGTTTTTGTTGGATTATTTTTTTGTTTTAAATCCATTAAGCCATTAATTGGTAATTCGTTAGGCAATTCTTACGCCCAAAGCCTGGGTGTTAATTTGAGTCAGTTAAAAATACTGATTATCGTAACTTCGTCACTTCTTTCAGCTTCCATTACAGCTTTTTTAGGACCCATTTTATTTGTCGGAATTATAGTTCCTCATTTTTGTAGGCTCATTTATAATCCTTCGAAATTATGGCAGCAATGGATCTTAAATATGTTTTTGGGAATGCTGATCATGTTATTGTTTTCAATTGCTGCAGAGAAAACACAGATTCCTTTAAATGTGATCAGTTCGATGTTTGGAATTCCTGTAATTTTGGTGATGTTGCTGAAACAGAATAAGGTTTAA
- a CDS encoding TlpA family protein disulfide reductase produces MKKILLSAIIAVTMFSCKKETEKATDSTAANDSVSTTVSEPENTPPAIALKVLTPQQTTDFLKKKNDTLYVTNFFATWCGPCVREIPHFKDKIAEFEGKPVKITFISLDTKEVWNSEVPKFVDKQGIRNNTILLDGGQLDGSFFKNNFEKWDGGAIPFTYMRKGDQTDEYLGMMTAELLDSKIKTFLK; encoded by the coding sequence ATGAAAAAAATACTTTTATCGGCAATTATAGCTGTCACAATGTTTAGCTGTAAAAAAGAAACTGAAAAAGCTACTGACAGTACTGCTGCAAATGATTCGGTATCAACTACAGTTTCAGAACCAGAAAATACACCTCCAGCGATAGCATTAAAAGTATTAACTCCACAGCAAACTACAGATTTTCTCAAGAAAAAAAATGATACTTTATATGTGACAAATTTCTTCGCAACGTGGTGCGGACCATGTGTGAGAGAAATCCCTCATTTTAAAGATAAAATTGCAGAATTTGAAGGAAAACCTGTTAAAATTACATTTATCAGCTTAGATACAAAAGAAGTTTGGAATTCTGAAGTGCCAAAATTTGTTGATAAACAAGGAATTAGAAACAATACGATTCTACTTGATGGCGGTCAGCTTGACGGAAGCTTCTTTAAAAATAATTTTGAAAAATGGGACGGCGGCGCTATTCCGTTCACATATATGAGAAAAGGAGATCAGACAGACGAATATCTCGGCATGATGACTGCTGAGCTTTTGGACTCTAAAATCAAGACTTTTCTTAAATAA
- a CDS encoding flavin reductase family protein, with translation MEQQIYKGKLTKFHPLKIAKKADLTKNTFSLELEIPENLKDNYTFEAGQFVSVKFLSDGKEMINDYSMTSAPYEEKICLGIKINSQEGSTADLYKNYNIGDQLFVSEPNGRFTLVSKPSEFRTIVGFAAGIGITPILSHFKNILHNEPRTRLFLFFGNKNSQELIYRDLLDNLARTYHNRLQIHYFYSQEKTSHQLFYGRLDAKKLHLIINQILHLDDTDEESTIWDAVDEVLICGKGEMIKTLANACYHHGIPKKNIHFELFEEFNDAIYPQEKEFPLIENVTVDFKMLGKDYHTQLPDNREKILQQLLIQNFKVPYSCKSGICGSCECTLVEGEVELLENEYLTEKEEAQGKILACMSIAKSKKIKLNFDFS, from the coding sequence ATGGAACAACAAATCTATAAAGGGAAACTGACAAAGTTTCATCCGTTAAAAATAGCTAAAAAGGCAGACCTGACCAAAAATACTTTTTCTCTGGAGCTTGAAATTCCTGAGAATCTAAAAGATAATTATACATTTGAAGCAGGTCAGTTTGTAAGCGTAAAATTTTTATCCGACGGCAAAGAAATGATCAATGACTATTCGATGACTTCTGCGCCCTATGAAGAAAAAATATGTTTGGGAATAAAGATCAATTCTCAGGAAGGATCTACGGCTGATCTCTATAAAAACTACAATATCGGCGATCAACTGTTTGTTAGTGAGCCAAACGGAAGGTTTACACTGGTGTCAAAGCCAAGTGAATTTAGAACAATTGTCGGTTTTGCTGCGGGAATTGGTATTACACCAATTTTAAGTCATTTTAAAAATATACTTCACAACGAACCGCGCACCAGACTTTTTCTTTTTTTTGGAAATAAAAACTCTCAGGAGCTCATTTACAGAGATCTTTTGGATAATCTTGCACGTACTTATCACAACAGGTTGCAGATTCATTATTTTTATTCTCAGGAAAAAACTTCACACCAATTATTTTACGGACGGCTCGATGCAAAAAAATTACATCTAATTATCAATCAGATTCTGCATCTTGATGATACAGATGAAGAATCAACAATCTGGGATGCCGTAGATGAAGTTTTAATATGCGGAAAAGGAGAAATGATCAAAACACTGGCGAATGCATGTTATCATCACGGAATCCCGAAAAAGAATATTCATTTTGAATTATTCGAAGAGTTTAATGACGCAATTTATCCGCAAGAGAAAGAGTTTCCGTTAATTGAGAATGTAACTGTAGATTTTAAAATGTTGGGAAAAGATTATCATACACAGCTTCCTGATAACAGAGAAAAAATTCTTCAGCAATTATTGATTCAGAATTTTAAGGTTCCATATTCATGTAAATCCGGAATCTGTGGAAGTTGCGAATGTACGCTCGTAGAAGGAGAGGTTGAGCTTTTGGAGAACGAATATCTTACAGAAAAAGAAGAAGCTCAGGGAAAAATTCTTGCCTGTATGTCGATAGCAAAAAGTAAGAAAATAAAGCTTAACTTTGATTTCAGTTGA
- a CDS encoding SanA/YdcF family protein — MRIIKNIFRFIIASSELVFLLICLSNIWVFGLTNGRTYNKISKIPPREIALVLGTSPRMRSGQSNPYFTKRMDAAALLYHHGKIKKIIVSGEKSKGYNEPAAMKNYLIYQEGVPEHIIIEDPKGLNTYKSILRCKDVYKKKNVIIVSQGFHNLRALFFARNNSMNALGFDAQDVTKPESFYRNQSREILARVVAVVYFLLGISPD; from the coding sequence TTGAGAATCATTAAAAACATATTCAGATTTATTATTGCGTCATCAGAACTGGTTTTTCTTTTGATCTGCTTATCAAATATCTGGGTTTTTGGACTTACTAATGGAAGAACTTACAATAAAATATCAAAAATTCCGCCGAGGGAAATTGCTTTGGTGTTAGGAACTTCACCAAGAATGAGATCAGGACAGTCAAATCCTTATTTCACCAAGAGGATGGATGCGGCCGCATTGCTTTACCACCACGGAAAGATCAAAAAAATTATTGTAAGTGGAGAAAAAAGCAAAGGGTATAATGAGCCGGCTGCCATGAAAAACTATCTAATCTATCAGGAAGGAGTTCCGGAACATATTATTATTGAAGATCCTAAAGGCCTTAATACCTACAAAAGTATTCTTCGATGTAAGGATGTTTACAAAAAGAAAAATGTAATCATCGTTTCGCAAGGTTTCCATAACCTAAGGGCTTTATTTTTTGCAAGAAACAATAGCATGAATGCTTTAGGTTTTGATGCTCAAGATGTTACCAAGCCGGAAAGTTTTTACAGAAACCAGTCGCGGGAAATTCTCGCGCGAGTGGTTGCCGTAGTTTATTTTTTATTGGGAATTTCTCCGGATTAG
- the tamL gene encoding translocation and assembly module lipoprotein TamL has product MSCKHYKNSPQKYYKIISFATAVGLLYACSTTKKVPDSEYLLTKNHFEFEDKKEFFDDELKDYVQQKPNKKQFLFMPLSLLLYNAANPKYDTILNEYMTYPSEMRNQKLRDSLFIKYDMQSSVGKRLLMDRLLHNWGTPPVILDQTRTEKSAQSIEKRMIYRGYWDSEVKFSHALDSASKKAEVSYFINHRSPTMIKDYFYNIPDAGVKSLYQQNINSTLVRSRKILDQTVLEKEVTRINDLMRDSGYYRFNNGNNEVYFVADSLKDRKNVPLTLEIHKDSADTPYKVSTIGNIDVAIVEETSDFGRKTVKDSLRRIRFHKMNDNYKTNSLWRAIIVDTKSVYDQQKLDLTKRNLLAMNNFSILKAKDSLRQGGAIKPNDSIIDVLYLLKPLPKYEIKLGTDINYSQLLNLGISPSVDLTTRNVFRGAENLTTSLAGTFGSIRNPKNLDKRILAYEYSAQASLSFPRLLLPFNYYKLIPKRYTPTSSIVLGASVQNNIGLGRVNFNTGLNYFANVNDQASHRLTLFNTLFSLTKNKDSYYDYFVSDNIIRENVFQDYFNYNPSVRQQFESGALTRDQVSEQIITDEGYPSTLDLDKANNLVAFYGTLVNKDRQTQDVIISSMVYNFIYNEIGKKDYPNAFYFNGKVELSGNIPSIFNQKRNDGGGILRSPERTIFGIPYAQFVKFDFDVRKYFKFNGNQTLALRQFIGLGIPYGNSSTMPFVRSYFNGGSNDIRAWVAFGGLGPGGSQIDERVRTYLMGNVKLTTNIEYRMPFNDMYEGAIFTDIGNIWNTENNGFDDQFKFNKFIREMGVGSGFGLRVNVAYITLRLDLAYKIYDPNKPDGEKWRFNKIQPLKPTLNIAFGYPF; this is encoded by the coding sequence ATGAGCTGTAAGCATTATAAGAATTCTCCTCAAAAATATTATAAAATTATATCATTTGCAACAGCAGTGGGATTACTTTATGCATGCAGTACCACAAAAAAAGTTCCTGATAGTGAATATCTGCTCACTAAAAATCATTTTGAGTTTGAAGATAAAAAGGAATTCTTCGATGATGAACTGAAAGATTATGTACAGCAGAAGCCGAATAAAAAGCAGTTTTTATTTATGCCTCTAAGTCTCCTTTTATATAATGCTGCAAATCCTAAATACGATACCATCCTTAATGAATACATGACGTATCCCAGTGAAATGAGAAATCAGAAACTGAGAGATTCTCTTTTCATTAAATATGATATGCAAAGTAGTGTAGGAAAAAGGCTTTTGATGGACAGGCTTTTACATAATTGGGGAACGCCTCCTGTGATTCTAGATCAGACAAGAACAGAGAAAAGCGCGCAGTCAATTGAAAAAAGAATGATTTACAGAGGTTATTGGGATTCGGAAGTTAAATTCAGCCATGCCCTAGATTCTGCGTCAAAAAAAGCTGAAGTTTCTTATTTTATTAATCATCGCAGTCCTACCATGATTAAAGACTATTTTTATAATATTCCTGATGCGGGCGTGAAAAGTCTTTATCAGCAAAACATCAATTCTACATTAGTGAGATCAAGAAAGATTCTTGATCAGACAGTTTTGGAAAAAGAAGTTACAAGAATCAACGACTTGATGCGTGATAGTGGCTACTATAGATTTAACAATGGAAATAATGAAGTGTACTTTGTAGCAGATTCACTAAAAGACAGAAAAAATGTTCCGCTCACCCTGGAAATTCACAAAGATTCTGCAGATACACCTTATAAAGTTTCAACGATAGGAAATATTGACGTTGCAATCGTTGAAGAAACGAGTGATTTTGGCAGGAAAACAGTGAAAGATAGCCTTAGAAGAATCAGATTTCACAAGATGAATGACAATTACAAGACAAATTCTTTGTGGCGGGCAATCATTGTAGACACCAAATCTGTTTATGATCAGCAAAAACTCGATCTTACAAAAAGAAATCTTCTGGCGATGAATAATTTTAGTATTCTGAAAGCCAAAGATTCTCTAAGACAAGGTGGAGCAATAAAGCCGAACGACAGCATTATTGATGTCCTTTATCTCTTGAAACCGCTACCAAAATATGAAATAAAATTAGGAACCGATATCAATTATTCTCAATTACTAAATTTAGGAATATCACCATCCGTAGATTTAACGACAAGAAATGTTTTCAGAGGTGCAGAAAACCTTACAACGAGTCTTGCAGGAACCTTCGGTTCGATTAGAAATCCTAAGAATCTTGATAAGCGAATTTTAGCCTATGAATATTCTGCTCAAGCGTCTTTAAGTTTTCCAAGATTGTTGCTTCCTTTTAATTATTATAAGCTTATTCCTAAGCGTTACACTCCTACTTCATCGATTGTTTTGGGTGCATCAGTACAAAATAATATTGGCTTGGGAAGAGTCAATTTCAATACGGGACTAAATTATTTTGCTAATGTAAACGATCAGGCTTCTCACAGACTTACATTGTTTAATACGCTTTTTAGTTTAACCAAAAATAAGGACAGCTATTACGACTATTTCGTTAGTGACAACATCATCAGAGAAAATGTTTTTCAGGATTATTTTAATTATAATCCGTCAGTCAGACAGCAATTTGAATCAGGCGCTTTGACACGAGACCAGGTTTCTGAGCAGATTATTACTGACGAAGGATACCCTTCCACATTAGATCTTGATAAAGCTAATAATTTGGTGGCATTTTATGGGACTTTGGTAAACAAAGACAGACAAACACAGGATGTTATCATTTCGTCGATGGTTTATAATTTTATTTATAATGAAATCGGAAAGAAAGATTATCCTAATGCATTTTATTTTAATGGAAAAGTGGAACTTTCAGGAAATATCCCAAGTATATTTAATCAAAAAAGAAATGATGGCGGTGGAATTTTAAGAAGCCCCGAGAGAACAATTTTTGGAATTCCTTATGCCCAATTTGTTAAGTTTGATTTCGATGTAAGAAAATATTTCAAGTTTAACGGAAATCAGACTTTAGCTCTGAGACAGTTTATCGGTTTGGGGATTCCATACGGTAATTCTTCTACAATGCCTTTTGTAAGATCTTATTTCAATGGAGGATCTAATGACATCAGGGCTTGGGTTGCCTTCGGAGGTTTAGGTCCGGGAGGTTCTCAGATTGATGAGAGAGTGAGAACTTATTTGATGGGAAATGTAAAGCTTACTACAAATATAGAATATCGTATGCCGTTCAATGATATGTACGAGGGTGCAATTTTCACCGATATCGGTAATATTTGGAACACTGAAAATAATGGATTCGACGATCAGTTTAAATTCAACAAATTTATTCGTGAAATGGGTGTAGGCAGTGGTTTCGGTCTAAGAGTAAATGTAGCATATATTACTTTGAGATTAGATCTGGCTTATAAAATATATGATCCCAATAAACCAGATGGTGAAAAGTGGAGATTTAATAAAATTCAGCCATTGAAACCAACATTAAATATTGCTTTCGGATATCCTTTCTAA
- a CDS encoding TrmH family RNA methyltransferase: MLTAHTIKVLQSLDKKKFRQKYNLFLVEGNKIISELPDSNFKIKEIFSTNPQNLNFKDTKIHQITENELKKISFLQNPKDSVVVCEINQDVQFADKDIQLVLDGIQDPGNLGTIIRLADWFGIEQIICSEDTVDFYNPKVIQATMGSFTRVNVVYCNLVNYLSTTENTNVGTDMDGENIYSFKKPGKINLILGNEGNGMREETEKLLQAKISIPRFGKSQSTESLNVSMAAGIILGQIFRVGE, encoded by the coding sequence ATGCTTACAGCTCATACAATAAAAGTTTTACAGTCTTTAGATAAAAAGAAGTTCAGGCAAAAATACAATTTGTTTTTGGTTGAAGGGAATAAAATAATCTCCGAACTTCCGGATTCTAACTTTAAAATTAAAGAAATATTTTCTACAAATCCTCAAAATTTAAATTTTAAGGACACTAAAATACATCAAATCACTGAAAATGAACTAAAAAAAATCAGTTTTCTGCAAAATCCGAAAGATTCTGTAGTAGTGTGTGAAATAAATCAGGATGTGCAATTTGCTGACAAAGATATTCAGTTGGTCTTGGATGGAATTCAGGATCCGGGAAATCTGGGGACAATCATACGTTTGGCAGATTGGTTTGGTATTGAGCAAATTATTTGTAGTGAAGATACCGTAGATTTTTATAATCCGAAAGTGATTCAAGCAACGATGGGATCTTTTACAAGAGTAAATGTGGTTTATTGTAATTTAGTAAATTATTTATCGACCACTGAGAATACCAATGTAGGAACCGATATGGATGGAGAAAATATATATTCATTCAAAAAACCGGGAAAAATAAATCTGATTCTAGGAAACGAAGGAAACGGAATGCGTGAAGAAACCGAAAAGTTACTTCAGGCAAAAATATCAATTCCCCGATTTGGAAAATCTCAATCAACAGAAAGCCTTAATGTTTCTATGGCAGCAGGAATTATATTAGGCCAAATCTTCAGAGTGGGAGAGTGA
- a CDS encoding phosphoribosyl-ATP pyrophosphatase, with protein MSRNYESLEELKRKKKLLKSEIEDLEGLLTFKNTKESLSAFTNGLTDQYLKEKVDADGEEKTVLRKDVIAKQLTSEVKDLFLSKNTAMGIAGSAFKGDAMDAVVKLAVTAFVANYAKKNLRSSNWKKKVLGAVLIYIAPMALKFVRTKLEAYQKTKSVSSMEQLI; from the coding sequence ATGAGCAGAAATTACGAAAGTTTAGAAGAGTTAAAGAGAAAAAAGAAGCTTTTAAAAAGTGAGATTGAAGATTTGGAAGGCTTGCTCACTTTTAAAAATACTAAAGAAAGTCTGAGTGCATTTACAAATGGTTTAACAGATCAGTATCTTAAAGAAAAAGTGGATGCAGATGGCGAAGAAAAAACAGTTTTGAGAAAAGATGTTATTGCAAAACAACTAACCTCGGAAGTAAAAGATTTATTTTTAAGTAAAAATACAGCGATGGGAATTGCCGGAAGTGCCTTTAAAGGTGATGCGATGGATGCTGTGGTAAAACTTGCTGTAACGGCTTTCGTAGCAAATTATGCAAAGAAAAATCTACGAAGCTCAAACTGGAAAAAGAAAGTGCTGGGAGCAGTATTGATTTACATAGCACCGATGGCTTTAAAATTTGTAAGAACAAAACTTGAAGCTTACCAAAAAACAAAAAGCGTATCAAGTATGGAGCAACTTATATGA
- a CDS encoding phage holin family protein has translation MIDTLKEYASKRIDLLKIQATEKSSISAGVIAYLVVLMVAFAFFIILFNFGLAFFVGKLLNNTSYGFFIVAAFYLVITLLVVTFKKRIVHSVANKVIEFLNH, from the coding sequence ATGATAGATACTTTAAAAGAATATGCGTCGAAGAGAATAGATTTGCTAAAGATTCAGGCGACAGAAAAATCATCGATCTCTGCCGGAGTTATTGCTTATCTGGTTGTTTTAATGGTTGCTTTTGCTTTTTTTATAATCCTTTTTAATTTTGGACTTGCATTCTTCGTAGGTAAATTATTAAATAATACTTCATACGGATTTTTTATTGTTGCAGCGTTTTATTTGGTCATCACACTTTTAGTCGTTACCTTTAAGAAACGTATTGTACATAGCGTGGCAAATAAAGTAATCGAATTTTTAAATCACTAG
- a CDS encoding YtxH domain-containing protein, which translates to MSRKENNTAGILAGLLAGAAAGVILGMLYAPEEGKETRKKIKTKANDLKEEAKNKYGEVSEKVKDQYGNISSTFKETASNVAHTVKDGYDKYKDQIVSKTTDIVKDVETGLNDLKG; encoded by the coding sequence ATGTCTAGAAAAGAAAATAATACAGCAGGTATTTTAGCAGGACTTTTAGCAGGTGCTGCGGCAGGGGTAATCTTAGGAATGCTATATGCTCCTGAAGAAGGAAAAGAAACAAGAAAAAAAATTAAAACTAAGGCTAACGATCTAAAAGAAGAAGCTAAAAACAAATACGGAGAAGTATCTGAAAAAGTAAAAGATCAATATGGAAATATTTCATCTACTTTCAAAGAAACTGCAAGTAACGTAGCTCATACTGTGAAAGATGGTTATGATAAATATAAAGATCAAATCGTATCAAAAACTACTGACATCGTAAAAGATGTTGAAACAGGTTTGAATGATCTGAAAGGATAA
- the cmk gene encoding (d)CMP kinase: MKKPVIAIDGFSSTGKSSISKIIADNLGIVHLDTGALYRGITWFALQNCLDDNDTINLEQLFSSFPLIDLQFKNDEGELVLYLNHINISKEIRSNEVSDNVSFIAKQKEVRDFLLQSQRNLAEKGGIIMDGRDIGTVVLPNADFKFFLTASIDERTKRRYQELLSLGIEADENLVRENLIARDKIDSEREIAPLTKADDAIIVDNTMLTKKETIETILSYLKK; encoded by the coding sequence ATGAAAAAACCAGTAATTGCAATTGACGGATTCTCATCTACAGGGAAAAGTTCTATTTCTAAAATTATTGCCGACAACCTTGGTATTGTGCATTTGGATACAGGAGCTTTATATCGAGGCATTACTTGGTTTGCGCTGCAAAACTGTTTAGATGATAATGATACGATTAATCTTGAGCAGCTTTTTTCATCTTTTCCTCTTATCGACCTTCAATTTAAAAATGATGAAGGGGAATTGGTTCTCTATCTAAATCATATTAATATTTCAAAGGAAATTCGCTCCAATGAAGTTTCAGATAATGTGAGTTTTATTGCTAAACAGAAAGAAGTGAGAGATTTTCTTTTGCAGTCTCAACGAAATCTGGCAGAAAAAGGCGGTATTATTATGGATGGAAGAGATATCGGTACAGTTGTACTGCCAAACGCCGATTTTAAATTTTTCCTCACAGCCAGTATTGATGAGAGAACGAAAAGAAGATATCAGGAATTGTTGAGTTTAGGTATTGAAGCTGACGAAAATCTTGTGCGTGAAAACCTCATAGCGAGAGACAAGATTGATAGTGAGAGAGAGATAGCTCCTCTCACAAAAGCTGACGATGCAATAATCGTTGATAATACCATGCTTACTAAGAAAGAGACAATAGAAACTATATTGTCATATTTAAAAAAATAA
- the porQ gene encoding type IX secretion system protein PorQ: MKKVLIFSLFLSGIVSFAQTGTNVYPFLNIPVSARQAALGGDAITMRDHDVSFAIANPALLNQESDKQLSVNATAYLADSKYGTIAFAKDLENGHMVTVNARYMSYGNIPRTDESGFEMGEFSASDVAVGGGYAYQFEEDWTIGGGLNFITSKIDTYTSSALAGTLGVTYHPKKSKEVVSVVLRNFGYQFKSFNGVRENLPFRIDLGYTKILKAFPLAITVTAHDLQEFDISSELNVDGQEVNVGRKIADHFSLGAELFPEKSFNFRLGYNVRRGNELAVADQRNFSGLSAGFGLKVSKFRIDYAHVRYHNSSNVNQIGISVDLSGHRGE, encoded by the coding sequence TTGAAGAAAGTTCTAATTTTTTCACTGTTTCTTTCGGGAATTGTTTCGTTTGCACAAACTGGAACAAACGTTTATCCGTTTCTGAATATTCCGGTATCAGCACGACAGGCTGCTTTGGGTGGTGATGCAATTACCATGAGAGATCATGATGTATCTTTTGCCATTGCCAATCCTGCTCTACTTAATCAGGAATCAGACAAACAGCTTTCTGTAAATGCGACTGCTTATCTTGCAGATTCAAAGTACGGAACAATAGCTTTTGCAAAAGATCTCGAAAATGGCCACATGGTTACCGTAAACGCACGTTATATGAGCTATGGAAACATACCGAGAACTGACGAGAGTGGTTTTGAAATGGGAGAATTCTCGGCTTCAGACGTTGCAGTTGGCGGTGGATATGCGTATCAGTTTGAAGAAGACTGGACGATCGGTGGAGGATTAAATTTTATAACGTCAAAAATTGACACCTATACATCTTCTGCTTTGGCAGGAACTTTAGGAGTGACTTATCATCCTAAAAAAAGTAAAGAAGTGGTTTCTGTGGTGCTGAGAAATTTCGGTTATCAGTTTAAATCGTTTAATGGTGTCAGAGAAAATCTGCCTTTTAGAATTGATCTGGGTTATACTAAGATTTTAAAAGCTTTTCCTTTAGCCATAACTGTTACAGCACATGATCTTCAGGAGTTTGATATTTCATCAGAACTTAATGTAGACGGACAAGAAGTAAATGTCGGGCGAAAAATTGCAGATCACTTCTCACTGGGTGCGGAACTTTTCCCTGAAAAAAGCTTCAATTTCCGTTTGGGATATAACGTCAGAAGAGGTAACGAACTTGCAGTTGCCGATCAAAGAAATTTCTCTGGTCTTTCGGCCGGTTTCGGACTGAAGGTTTCGAAATTTCGTATAGATTATGCTCACGTGAGATATCACAATTCTTCTAACGTCAATCAAATCGGAATATCAGTTGATCTAAGCGGTCACAGAGGAGAATAA
- the pyrH gene encoding UMP kinase, translating to MKYKRILLKLSGEALMGNRQYGIDTERLMEYAQEIKKVVDLGCEIAIVIGGGNIFRGVAGAAKGMDRVQGDYMGMLATVINGMALQGALEDVGIKTRLQSAIEMDKVAEPFIKRKAVRHLEKGRVVIFGAGTGNPYFTTDTAATLRAIEIDANVILKGTRVDGIYDSDPEKNENAVKYNSLSFDEVFEKNLKVMDMTAFTLSHENKLPIVVFDMNKDGNLVKIVEGENVGTLVNI from the coding sequence ATGAAATATAAAAGAATCCTTCTAAAACTGAGTGGTGAGGCATTGATGGGGAACAGACAGTATGGTATTGATACCGAAAGACTGATGGAGTACGCTCAGGAAATTAAAAAAGTAGTCGATCTGGGCTGCGAAATTGCGATTGTAATTGGAGGAGGAAATATTTTCCGTGGTGTAGCTGGAGCTGCAAAAGGTATGGACAGAGTGCAGGGCGATTACATGGGAATGCTGGCAACGGTGATTAATGGTATGGCTTTGCAAGGAGCTTTGGAAGATGTCGGAATTAAAACGAGACTACAATCTGCTATTGAGATGGACAAAGTAGCTGAACCATTCATCAAAAGAAAAGCGGTAAGACATCTTGAAAAGGGTAGAGTTGTGATCTTCGGAGCCGGAACAGGAAATCCTTATTTTACGACAGATACTGCAGCAACTTTACGCGCAATAGAAATTGATGCAAACGTAATTTTAAAAGGAACCAGAGTAGACGGAATCTACGACAGCGATCCTGAAAAAAACGAAAATGCTGTAAAATATAACTCATTATCTTTTGATGAAGTTTTCGAAAAAAATCTTAAAGTGATGGATATGACTGCTTTCACCCTAAGCCACGAAAACAAATTGCCTATCGTCGTATTTGATATGAATAAAGATGGTAATTTGGTAAAAATTGTTGAGGGAGAAAATGTAGGAACTTTAGTGAATATATAA